Proteins encoded by one window of Fusarium graminearum PH-1 chromosome 1, whole genome shotgun sequence:
- a CDS encoding AP-1 complex subunit gamma-1 translates to MSSLKQFIRNVRAAKTIADERAVIQKESAAIRASFREESHDPNIRRNNVAKLLYLFTLGERTHFGQIECLKLLASPRFADKRLGHLATSLLLDENQEVLTLVTNSLKNDLGHSNQYVVGLALCTLGNIASVEMSRDLFPEIETLVATANPYIRRKAALCAMRICRKVPDLQEHFIEKATQLLSDRNHGVLLCGLTLVTSLCEADEEEGGEEGIVEKFRSFVPGLVRTLKGLATSGYAPEHDVTGITDPFLQVKILHLLRVLAVGDAETSEQINDILAQVATNTESSKNVGNSILYEAVRTILDIEADSGLRVLGVNILGKFLTNRDNNIRYVALNTLIKVVAIEPNAVQRHRNTILECLRDPDISIRRRALDLSFTLINEGNVRVLIRELLAFLEVADNEFKPTMTSQIGIAADKYAPNKRWHFDTMLRVMSLAGNYVKEQILSSFVRLVATTPELQTYAVQKLYINLKKDITQESLTQAGAWCIGEYADALLKGGQYEEEELVQEVKEHEVVDLFSLILNSAYATQVSTEYIVTALMKLTTRFNDPAQIEKIRRILQYHQTSLDIEIQQRVVEYGNLFSFDQVRRGVLEKMPIPQIKEESRVLGSAPTKKKASNRKSRVIKPTEQDLLDIMDAPAATPMAPSTTNTDLLADILGGASSPPPSASSPPPGSNMSNIMDLFGSGPGSSTASPAPPSSNLDLMSPVSSAPQPQTPQAPAGIPCYNSNDLNVTYQIQRNAEGMIQATAKFINTSSSATLSNVSLQAAVPKSQKLQLLSISSSDLGPGAEASQMMRVSGCKGPLRLRLRIGYTHPTAGQVMDQVNWTES, encoded by the exons ATGAGTTCCC TTAAGCAATTTATTCGGAACGTGCGTGCCGCCAAGACGATTGCCGATGAGCGTGCTGTCATTCAGAAGGAGAGCGCTGCAATCCGCGCCAGCTTTCGAGAGGAGAGCCACGATCCTAACATTCG TCGTAACAATGTCGCCAAACTACTTTACCTCTTTACACTCGGAGAGCGAACCCATTTTGGTCAGATCGAATGCTTGAAGCTCCTGGCCTCCCCTCGATTCGCCGATAAACGTCTGGGACACTTGGCTACAAGTTTGTTGTTGGATGAGAACCAAGAAGTTCTTACACTGGTAACCAACTCGCTCAAAAA TGATCTTGGACATTCTAACCAATACGTTGTCGGTCTTGCGCTTTGCACACTAGGAAACATCGCCTCGGTTGAGATGTCCCGAGACCTCTTCCCCGAAATCGAAACCCTTGTCGCTACCGCCAACCCCTATATTCGACGAAAGGCGGCCCTCTGCGCCATGCGCATATGTCGCAAGGTTCCGGATCTACAAGAACATTTTATCGAAAAGGCAACACAGCTCCTGTCCGACCGAAACCATGGCGTTCTTCTGTGCGGTCTTACCTTGGTGACAAGCCTTTGCGAGgcagatgaggaggagggtggagaagaaggaatcgTCGAAAAGTTCCGATCGTTCGTCCCGGGACTTGTCAGGACTTTGAAAGGACTCGCAACTTCCGGCTATGCACCCGAACATGATGTTACTGGCATTACCGACCCTTTCTTGCAGGTTAAGATTTTACACCTGCTGAGGGTTCTGGCTGTGGGTGACGCCGAGACTAGTGAGCAGATCAACGATATTTTGGCACAGGTTGCCACAAACACCGAATCATCCAAGAACGTTGGTAACTCAATTCTGTACGAAGCCGTGCGCACGATTCTCGATATTGAGGCCGATTCTGGCTTGAGAGTCCTTGGTGTCAATATTCTGGGCAAGTTCCTCACCAACCGCGACAACAACATTCGATATGTTGCTCTCAACACTTTGATCAAGGTTGTCGCCATTGAGCCCAATGCTGTTCAGAGGCATCGAAACACCATCTTGGAATGTTTACGAGACCCCGATATCAGTATTCGACGCCGAGCTCTGGACCTGAGTTTCACACTGATCAACGAAGGCAACGTCCGAGTTTTGATCCGTGAGCttttggccttcttggaggTTGCAGATAACGAGTTCAAGCCAACAATGACCAGCCAGATTGGCATTGCTGCTGATAAGTATGCGCCCAACAAGCGATGGCACTTTGATACAATGCTTCGTGTCATGTCACTGGCGGGTAACTACGTTAAAGAGCAGATTCTTTCATCGTTTGTCCGACTGGTCGCTACTACTCCCGAATTGCAGACTTACGCCGTGCAAAAACTATACATTAatctcaagaaggacattACCCAAGAGAGTCTTACACAAGCAGGCGCTTGGTGTATTGGTGAGTATGCTGATGCTCTGCTCAAGGGCGGGCAGtacgaggaggaagagctcgtGCAGGAAGTTAAGGAGCACGAGGTTGTCgacctcttctccctcattCTCAACAGTGCATATGCCACCCAGGTTTCCACGGAGTACATTGTAACAGCACTGATGAAGCTGACAACCCGCTTCAATGACCCGGCTCAGATTGAGAAGATTCGACGAATCCTACAGTACCACCAGACCAGTCTTGATATTGAGATTCAGCAGCGAGTAGTCGAATACGGTaacctcttcagcttcgaCCAGGTTCGACGTGGTGTGCTTGAGAAGATGCCCATCCCCCAAATTAAGGAAGAGTCCCGTGTGCTTGGATCTGCGCCCACGAAAAAGAAGGCCTCCAACAGGAAGTCAAGAGTCATCAAGCCGACAGAACAAGATCTCCTTGACATTATGGACGCACCTGCTGCTACGCCGATGGCGCCCTCGACAACCAACACTGACCTTCTCGCTGACATCTTGGGCGGCGCCTCTTCCCCGCCACCATCCGCATCCTCGCCGCCCCCTGGGTCCAACATGTCAAACATTATGGATCTGTTTGGATCTGGTCCTGGATCTTCCACGGCTTCTCCCgctcctccttcatcaaaCCTCGACCTTATGTCACCCGTCTCATCAGCGCCTCAGCCTCAAACGCCACAAGCACCTGCCGGTATCCCTTGCTACAATTCCAACGATCTTAATGTGACGTACCAGATTCAGCGCAACGCTGAGGGCATGATCCAGGCCACTGCCAAGTTTATCAACACGTCTAGTTCCGCAACATTGTCCAACGTGTCTTTGCAAGCTGCCGTTCCCAAGTCTCAAAAGCTCCAGCTGCTGAgcatctcttcatcagacCTCGGACCTGGAGCGGAAGCTTCTCAGATGATGCGAGTATCCGGCTGCAAGGGG CctctgcgtctgcgtctgaGAATTGGATACACACACCCAACTGCTGGACAGGTTATGGATCAAGTCAACTGGACAGAGTCTTAG